One genomic window of Bacillota bacterium includes the following:
- the cas6 gene encoding CRISPR system precrRNA processing endoribonuclease RAMP protein Cas6, giving the protein MNTCDYESAFPETIPARGIEGFRVARYEFVIEALETLSLPDYKGSTLRGGFGAAFRNVSCSARKSDCRTCVLKPACPYAYVFETAPPEGSEVLKKFEHVPHPFVLEPPQTRKREFAPGEEIPFGLVLIGRGIEFLPYFIVAFQEFGRTGIGRGRGRFRLARIYSTIGRSLNSLASPPLAAAVDDRDESGSLSSTTIERRLDAAHGPLIFDGQENKVYTRDTVISWDDIQETATALLTHISGDTGRQLAHGDPTISNSGPHVMAPRVMVVFQTMTRLKFQGGFEDRPEFHILVRSLLRRISSLLYFHHETRLDIDFRGFISRAEGVHLVAHDTHWVDWERYSSRQDARMKLGGIVGTAVYEFKDMGSVVLFLPWLVLGQYVHAGKGATFGLGQLAVMSHSPQAANG; this is encoded by the coding sequence ATGAACACATGTGATTATGAGTCAGCTTTTCCTGAAACCATCCCGGCCAGGGGTATCGAGGGTTTCAGGGTTGCCAGGTATGAGTTTGTCATTGAAGCTCTTGAGACCCTCTCCTTGCCCGATTATAAGGGCTCCACATTGAGAGGCGGGTTTGGAGCGGCATTCAGAAATGTCTCCTGTTCAGCTCGGAAAAGCGATTGCCGGACATGTGTACTCAAGCCTGCATGTCCATATGCTTATGTTTTCGAGACCGCGCCACCTGAAGGATCAGAGGTATTGAAAAAATTCGAGCATGTGCCTCATCCCTTTGTCCTGGAGCCGCCTCAAACTCGAAAACGGGAATTCGCCCCGGGTGAGGAGATTCCTTTCGGGCTGGTCCTCATCGGTCGAGGAATCGAGTTTCTCCCCTATTTTATCGTGGCCTTCCAGGAATTTGGGAGGACGGGGATCGGGCGGGGTCGAGGAAGATTTCGACTGGCACGGATTTATTCTACTATAGGAAGGAGCCTCAATAGCCTTGCCAGCCCGCCACTGGCGGCTGCCGTGGATGACCGCGATGAATCCGGCAGCTTATCGTCGACCACTATTGAGAGGCGCCTCGATGCAGCCCACGGCCCGCTCATATTCGACGGCCAGGAGAACAAGGTCTATACCCGTGATACAGTCATTAGCTGGGACGACATCCAGGAGACCGCAACCGCGCTCCTGACACATATCTCCGGAGATACCGGACGACAGCTGGCCCACGGTGATCCTACTATTTCCAATAGCGGCCCCCATGTAATGGCCCCCCGCGTAATGGTTGTATTTCAGACCATGACACGTCTGAAGTTCCAGGGGGGGTTCGAGGATCGCCCGGAGTTTCATATCTTGGTCCGCAGCTTGCTCCGGCGGATCTCATCACTTCTCTACTTCCATCACGAGACCAGGCTGGACATAGACTTTCGCGGATTTATCTCCCGCGCGGAGGGGGTCCACCTGGTAGCACATGACACGCACTGGGTTGACTGGGAGAGGTACTCAAGCAGGCAGGATGCCCGGATGAAACTAGGCGGGATTGTCGGTACTGCGGTTTATGAGTTCAAGGATATGGGCTCCGTGGTACTCTTCCTACCGTGGCTTGTTCTCGGGCAGTATGTTCACGCGGGGAAGGGAGCGACTTTCGGACTTGGTCAACTCGCCGTTATGTCCCATTCTCCACAGGCAGCCAATGGCTAA